Proteins encoded by one window of Porphyromonas vaginalis:
- a CDS encoding CCA tRNA nucleotidyltransferase has product MSIPFDPYADYSPYLRHPVFALVGRVADTLDLETYVVGGWVRDLFLQRPSNDIDIVCVGSGIALAKAVAREIGPKCQVHVFANFGTAQLRYKGVEVEFVGARRESYQRDSRKPIVEDGTLEDDQERRDFTINAMAISLNERTYGELVDPFYGLEDLQDYMIRTPVDPQVTFDDDPLRMMRAVRFASQLGFFIDDAVFDAIVKLRERIKIVSAERIIVELNKIMLSPRPSVGLSLMEQTGLLELILPEVQLLRGTETVVGVGHKDNLAHTYQVVDQLAAKSDNLYLRWAALLHDIAKPKTKRWDAQLGWTFHNHNYIGAKMVPRMFRRLKLPLDSHMQYVAKLVDLHMRPSSLVDEGVTDSAIRRLLFDAGDDIEDLMTLVESDVTSKNPKRVQQVLDNYQLIRRKLQEVEEKDRIRNFAPPIDGAEIMRLFGIPPSQIVGTLKERIKNAILDGEIPNEYEPARELLLKEAAERGLKPQEGEPAQPTND; this is encoded by the coding sequence ATGTCGATACCCTTTGACCCTTACGCTGACTACAGCCCGTACCTGCGCCATCCAGTCTTTGCCCTGGTGGGGCGTGTGGCTGATACGCTCGATCTGGAGACCTATGTGGTCGGTGGATGGGTGCGTGACCTTTTCTTACAGCGTCCTAGCAATGATATAGACATCGTCTGCGTCGGTAGTGGAATAGCCTTAGCTAAAGCGGTAGCGCGGGAGATAGGACCGAAGTGCCAGGTGCATGTCTTTGCGAACTTTGGTACGGCGCAGCTACGCTACAAGGGCGTGGAGGTGGAGTTCGTCGGAGCGCGTCGTGAGAGCTACCAGCGGGATAGTCGCAAGCCGATCGTCGAGGATGGTACGCTCGAAGATGATCAGGAGCGACGAGACTTCACGATCAATGCGATGGCTATCTCGCTCAACGAACGCACCTATGGCGAGCTGGTAGACCCCTTCTACGGACTGGAGGATCTGCAGGACTATATGATCCGTACGCCGGTCGATCCGCAGGTCACCTTTGATGATGATCCGCTGCGTATGATGCGTGCTGTGCGCTTTGCCTCGCAGCTGGGCTTCTTCATCGATGATGCGGTCTTTGATGCTATTGTGAAGCTTCGAGAGCGCATTAAGATTGTCTCTGCAGAGCGTATCATCGTGGAGCTAAACAAGATCATGCTCTCACCGCGTCCCAGTGTGGGGCTATCCCTGATGGAGCAGACGGGCCTACTGGAGCTGATCCTCCCAGAGGTGCAGCTACTGCGAGGCACCGAGACGGTCGTCGGGGTAGGGCACAAGGACAATCTAGCGCACACTTATCAGGTAGTCGACCAGTTGGCCGCAAAGAGTGACAACCTCTACCTTCGCTGGGCAGCTCTGCTGCACGACATTGCGAAGCCTAAGACCAAGCGCTGGGATGCGCAGCTGGGATGGACCTTTCACAATCATAACTATATAGGAGCTAAGATGGTGCCGCGTATGTTTCGCCGCCTCAAGCTCCCGCTGGACAGTCACATGCAGTATGTCGCTAAGTTGGTCGACCTGCACATGCGTCCCTCGTCGCTCGTCGATGAGGGTGTGACCGACTCGGCAATACGTCGTCTGCTATTTGACGCGGGCGATGATATAGAGGATTTGATGACGCTGGTGGAGAGCGACGTGACGAGCAAGAACCCCAAGCGCGTACAGCAGGTCCTAGACAACTATCAGCTGATACGGCGCAAGCTCCAAGAGGTGGAGGAGAAGGATCGCATTCGCAACTTCGCGCCTCCGATCGATGGTGCAGAGATCATGCGTCTCTTTGGCATCCCGCCCTCGCAGATCGTGGGGACGCTTAAGGAGCGGATCAAGAATGCAATCCTCGACGGTGAGATACCCAACGAATATGAGCCAGCTCGTGAGCTACTGCTCAAAGAGGCTGCAGAGCGTGGACTCAAGCCTCAAGAGGGTGAACCCGCACAACCTACTAATGACTGA
- a CDS encoding fructose bisphosphate aldolase yields MNQKQLEQMKSGRGFVGALDQSGGSTPKALKAYGLTEEAWKNEEEMFDLIHQMRTRMIKSPAFATGKLVGVILFERTMRAQIDGMNTADYLWEKLHIVPFLKVDKGLQELQDGVQLMKPFPGLDDLLKDATKYHIFGTKMRSVIKEANEKGIKAIVDQQFEWGKQILAHDLVPILEPEVDIHCPDKAEAEQILKRELLAHLDKLDRPVMLKITLPTEDNLYKEVIEHPNMLRVVALSGGYSREYANELLARNKGVIASFSRALAEGLTAQQSDEEFNATIEKSVDDVYQASIK; encoded by the coding sequence ATGAATCAGAAGCAATTAGAACAGATGAAAAGCGGTCGTGGCTTCGTCGGAGCGCTCGACCAGAGTGGTGGCTCAACGCCCAAGGCTCTGAAGGCTTACGGCCTAACTGAGGAGGCCTGGAAGAATGAGGAGGAGATGTTTGACCTGATCCACCAGATGCGTACACGTATGATCAAAAGCCCAGCCTTTGCTACGGGCAAGCTCGTGGGTGTGATCCTCTTCGAGCGCACGATGCGTGCTCAGATCGACGGTATGAATACGGCGGACTATCTCTGGGAGAAGCTGCACATCGTCCCCTTCCTCAAGGTCGATAAGGGACTACAGGAGCTACAGGATGGCGTACAGCTGATGAAGCCATTCCCCGGACTCGATGATCTGCTCAAGGATGCTACCAAGTACCATATCTTCGGCACCAAGATGCGTAGCGTCATCAAGGAGGCTAATGAGAAGGGTATCAAGGCTATCGTCGATCAGCAGTTTGAGTGGGGCAAGCAGATCCTAGCTCATGATCTCGTGCCTATCCTAGAGCCTGAGGTGGACATACACTGCCCCGACAAGGCAGAGGCAGAGCAGATCCTCAAGCGTGAGCTACTCGCACACCTAGACAAGCTGGATCGCCCTGTCATGCTCAAGATCACGCTCCCCACGGAGGATAATCTCTACAAGGAGGTCATCGAGCATCCTAATATGCTTCGTGTAGTGGCTCTATCGGGTGGTTATAGCCGTGAGTACGCTAATGAGCTACTCGCTCGCAATAAGGGTGTGATCGCATCCTTCTCTCGTGCACTGGCTGAGGGCCTGACGGCACAGCAGAGCGATGAGGAGTTCAACGCTACGATCGAGAAGTCGGTCGATGACGTCTATCAGGCTTCTATCAAGTAA
- a CDS encoding RNA recognition motif domain-containing protein, which translates to MTLYLGNLSYRVRENDLEQLLGEFGEVSNARVVMDRATGRSRGFGFADMADEDARRAIEALSEQEFEGRRLLIREAEDRPRREKRF; encoded by the coding sequence ATGACCCTATATTTAGGCAACTTGAGCTACCGAGTTCGTGAGAACGACTTGGAGCAACTACTCGGCGAGTTTGGAGAGGTCTCCAACGCTCGTGTCGTCATGGATCGCGCCACTGGGCGTTCACGCGGGTTCGGCTTTGCCGACATGGCAGACGAGGATGCTCGTCGTGCTATCGAGGCACTTAGCGAGCAGGAGTTTGAGGGGCGTCGTCTCCTCATTCGTGAGGCTGAGGATCGTCCTCGCCGCGAGAAGCGCTTCTAA